One part of the Mycobacterium marinum genome encodes these proteins:
- a CDS encoding class I adenylate-forming enzyme family protein, which produces MSTQPMGPGATTNPLADGVPFGTRLEELAQQRRDETAVTIVAPDGSTQSMTFGELDCLANQWGRTLAAHGAQTGSLVALAIPNSQHLVLATLGCWKIGAVPIPMHWDLPEWERDRVRAVIDPAVIVDEHNRWRLQAHAAGESRDPLPTAVSPTANGICSSGSTGVPKVILNLAPSLWTPQHGEPFLSAWTPVAQPQTIMVPAPMYHTNGFATFLMLLGGDHLVVLEKFDAGLVVDVIERFRVTNFTATPTMLARIAAIPGIRQRDLSSIVFILQGAAVMPPSLLHTWFELLGPEKIVTAYGMTENLGLTALRGDEWVSHPGSVGRGFRETEIQILDSQQQPVDPGEHGDVYLRAPMSAGYRYLGGAPPLPSTGEGYRCAGDIGYLDEDGYLYIVDRRVDMIITGGANVFPAEVESALAGHPGIADVVVIGIADARWGRRVHAVVQVAAPLTEQQVIEYAKNRLAPYKVPKTVEFVDRIPRTAATKVNRSAMIAARGG; this is translated from the coding sequence ATGAGCACCCAACCGATGGGGCCCGGCGCCACGACGAACCCGCTGGCGGACGGGGTGCCCTTCGGAACCAGGCTCGAGGAGCTTGCCCAACAACGTCGCGACGAAACTGCAGTAACCATCGTCGCACCCGATGGCAGCACGCAATCGATGACCTTCGGTGAACTCGACTGCCTTGCCAACCAGTGGGGACGGACTCTGGCCGCCCATGGCGCCCAGACGGGCTCCCTAGTGGCCTTGGCGATTCCGAACTCGCAGCATCTGGTGCTGGCCACATTGGGGTGCTGGAAAATCGGCGCGGTTCCCATTCCCATGCACTGGGATCTGCCCGAATGGGAGCGCGACCGGGTACGCGCGGTAATCGATCCCGCCGTGATCGTCGACGAACACAACCGTTGGCGGCTGCAGGCCCACGCGGCGGGTGAATCCCGGGATCCACTGCCCACGGCTGTTTCGCCCACCGCCAACGGCATCTGCAGCAGCGGATCCACCGGAGTACCCAAGGTGATTCTCAATCTCGCTCCGTCGCTGTGGACCCCCCAACACGGCGAACCGTTCCTGTCGGCCTGGACCCCGGTAGCCCAACCGCAGACGATCATGGTGCCGGCACCGATGTATCACACCAACGGTTTCGCCACCTTCCTGATGCTGCTGGGGGGCGACCATCTGGTGGTGCTCGAAAAGTTCGATGCGGGATTGGTGGTGGATGTGATCGAACGCTTTCGCGTCACCAACTTCACCGCGACTCCCACCATGCTGGCGCGCATTGCCGCCATCCCGGGTATCCGGCAGCGGGACTTGTCCAGCATCGTCTTCATCCTGCAAGGCGCCGCCGTGATGCCACCGTCGTTGTTGCACACCTGGTTCGAACTACTCGGCCCGGAGAAGATCGTGACCGCCTACGGGATGACCGAGAACCTCGGGCTCACCGCGCTGCGCGGCGACGAATGGGTTTCCCATCCGGGCAGCGTCGGTCGCGGCTTCCGGGAAACCGAGATCCAGATCCTGGATTCCCAGCAGCAGCCGGTGGACCCCGGCGAGCACGGTGACGTCTATCTGCGCGCGCCGATGAGCGCGGGATACCGCTATCTCGGTGGAGCACCGCCGCTGCCGTCGACCGGCGAAGGCTATCGCTGTGCGGGCGACATCGGATATCTGGACGAGGATGGCTACCTCTACATCGTCGACCGCCGCGTCGACATGATCATCACTGGCGGAGCGAATGTTTTTCCGGCAGAAGTCGAGTCGGCACTGGCAGGGCATCCGGGCATCGCCGACGTCGTGGTGATAGGCATCGCCGACGCACGCTGGGGACGTCGGGTACACGCGGTGGTACAAGTCGCGGCCCCGCTGACCGAGCAGCAGGTGATCGAGTATGCCAAGAATCGACTCGCACCGTACAAGGTGCCCAAGACGGTCGAATTCGTCGACCGGATCCCGCGCACGGCAGCCACCAAAGTGAATCGATCGGCGATGATCGCCGCCCGCGGCGGCTGA
- a CDS encoding LLM class flavin-dependent oxidoreductase translates to MIEWFLFLPQLRLAVSEFVQRAMCAEDAGFDGVAFIDHLEAPGQRDESIWEAMSIATWVAAKTSRLRVGHLVLCDAFRHPAVLAKQAVTLSAASGGRFELGLGAGSWPVEFTRFEVGQQNPVDRVRQLERDIRLIMRYWGDTDEAQRPRPWYPIPLLLGGSGPRMMRLVAQYADWWNLQANQLDRLPRLASSAGSARISVQQMVGFVRSGEDSASVREVSTRRFAHLGTGLVCGGAGEMIEHFAGLAAQGVQRFYVWFADFAAADTLAEFGESVIKEFADPR, encoded by the coding sequence ATGATCGAGTGGTTCTTGTTCCTGCCGCAGCTGCGGTTGGCGGTGTCGGAGTTCGTGCAGCGGGCGATGTGCGCGGAAGATGCCGGGTTTGACGGGGTGGCGTTCATCGATCATCTCGAAGCTCCCGGGCAGCGCGATGAAAGCATCTGGGAAGCAATGAGTATCGCCACTTGGGTGGCGGCCAAGACGTCGCGATTGCGGGTCGGGCACCTGGTGCTCTGCGACGCGTTCCGACACCCGGCCGTGCTCGCCAAGCAAGCCGTCACCCTATCGGCCGCGTCGGGCGGCCGCTTCGAGCTGGGCCTGGGTGCCGGATCCTGGCCGGTTGAATTCACCAGATTCGAGGTTGGACAGCAGAATCCGGTGGACCGGGTGCGACAGCTCGAACGAGATATTCGGCTGATCATGCGGTACTGGGGGGACACCGATGAAGCTCAACGCCCCCGGCCTTGGTACCCGATTCCGCTGCTGTTGGGCGGTAGCGGGCCCCGAATGATGAGACTCGTTGCACAGTACGCTGATTGGTGGAATCTTCAGGCGAACCAGCTCGACCGATTGCCACGGTTGGCCTCGTCGGCTGGGTCAGCCCGAATATCGGTTCAACAGATGGTGGGCTTTGTCCGTAGCGGTGAAGATTCGGCCAGCGTGCGTGAAGTGAGCACCCGCAGATTCGCTCACCTGGGGACGGGGTTGGTCTGCGGCGGCGCCGGCGAAATGATCGAACACTTTGCCGGCCTGGCCGCGCAGGGAGTCCAACGGTTCTACGTTTGGTTCGCCGACTTCGCGGCTGCGGATACGTTGGCCGAGTTCGGCGAATCTGTCATCAAGGAGTTTGCGGATCCCCGTTGA
- a CDS encoding acyl-CoA dehydrogenase family protein has translation MDVGLTSEQLELRHNARDILRAACPPDAARQAMTDPQCWRAPWKTLVDLGWTELAASDCRDDFGSVERALVLEECGRAIAPIPLLSSIGMAAGVLRGCGPAAKDVLSEIAAGVVATLAVQSPGHRLARPPMVLQHGRLRGHAVAVPNLARAELIVTLAATADGPVAAVLHRGDGVTTKTMQSSDPAQPLADLDVDAIPALIAPVASIESVLTAPLLAVSADLVGVADAVLQHAVEHAKSRHQFGAPIGGFQGIKHALADNYVSVERARSLTYAAASHPAPDWTAAALAKAAAADAAVRCATTAVQVYGAIAQTWEHHIHLYVRHAWQGAAQLGDSRALYHEVGRRFAGGPQ, from the coding sequence ATGGATGTGGGTCTGACGTCGGAGCAGCTGGAGCTGCGCCACAACGCTCGTGACATCCTGCGCGCCGCGTGCCCACCGGACGCCGCCCGGCAGGCGATGACCGATCCGCAATGCTGGCGTGCACCGTGGAAGACCTTGGTAGACCTCGGCTGGACCGAACTCGCGGCATCGGATTGCCGGGATGATTTCGGCTCGGTCGAACGGGCGCTGGTCCTTGAAGAATGTGGTCGCGCCATCGCCCCCATCCCGTTGTTGAGCAGCATAGGTATGGCCGCGGGCGTGTTGCGCGGTTGCGGCCCTGCCGCAAAGGACGTCCTCAGCGAGATCGCCGCGGGTGTCGTCGCCACTCTGGCCGTGCAGTCCCCCGGCCATCGGTTGGCTCGCCCACCCATGGTGCTGCAGCACGGACGGCTGCGCGGGCATGCGGTCGCGGTCCCCAATCTGGCGCGCGCCGAGCTGATCGTCACACTCGCCGCCACCGCCGACGGGCCGGTGGCCGCCGTGCTACACCGCGGCGATGGCGTCACGACCAAGACAATGCAGTCATCCGACCCGGCCCAGCCCCTTGCCGACCTCGATGTCGATGCCATCCCGGCGCTCATTGCGCCCGTTGCATCGATCGAATCCGTGCTCACCGCACCGCTACTGGCCGTTTCCGCCGACCTGGTAGGCGTGGCAGACGCCGTCCTGCAGCATGCCGTCGAGCACGCCAAGTCGCGACATCAGTTCGGGGCGCCGATCGGCGGGTTCCAGGGGATCAAGCACGCGCTGGCCGACAACTACGTCAGCGTGGAGCGCGCCCGCAGTCTTACCTACGCAGCAGCCTCGCATCCCGCGCCGGACTGGACCGCTGCCGCACTGGCCAAGGCCGCGGCGGCCGACGCAGCGGTTCGCTGCGCGACTACCGCGGTCCAGGTGTACGGCGCCATCGCTCAAACCTGGGAACACCACATCCACCTCTACGTCCGGCATGCGTGGCAGGGGGCCGCACAGTTGGGCGACAGTCGGGCGCTCTACCACGAGGTGGGACGCCGCTTTGCCGGAGGCCCGCAATGA
- a CDS encoding acyl-CoA dehydrogenase family protein yields MNTELPQDVIDFARVAAKRLARVGGPPAALRAETDDGIRRAARAALDDLSAFELDVRSGPADLLAAAVLCRAAGTVALPYPLVEELLSVDGARLALVNPDLPRIDHGDLPGSWIAADLDGARYRPQPAARTAAKLGPFLVPATLGAPEGTVAASDIDLHLVLGSWRILGAVQQSLDIVTAHVRTRIQFGKALADFQAVRFCVADAAVAVRGLAELAKYTISRTESYAARVRSADALLLRLKAADTARQVLRISHQLLGALGFCDESDISVLDRHTQPLIRLPLCAEALAIRLIPDAADGSLETLFSAPVSA; encoded by the coding sequence GTGAATACCGAACTGCCGCAAGATGTTATCGACTTTGCCCGCGTCGCGGCCAAGCGCCTGGCGCGGGTGGGTGGGCCACCAGCGGCGCTAAGAGCCGAGACCGACGACGGCATCCGCCGCGCGGCCCGTGCCGCCCTCGACGACCTGAGCGCATTTGAACTGGACGTCCGATCCGGGCCCGCTGACCTGCTGGCCGCCGCCGTGCTCTGCCGGGCTGCCGGCACCGTAGCGCTCCCCTACCCGCTCGTCGAGGAGTTGCTGTCCGTCGACGGGGCCCGGCTGGCCTTGGTGAACCCAGATCTACCGCGCATTGACCACGGCGATCTGCCCGGCTCCTGGATCGCCGCCGATCTCGATGGAGCCCGTTATCGGCCACAACCGGCGGCGCGCACGGCCGCCAAGTTGGGCCCGTTCCTGGTGCCAGCCACGCTGGGTGCACCAGAGGGAACCGTCGCGGCCAGTGACATCGATCTTCATCTCGTCCTGGGATCGTGGCGCATCCTGGGAGCGGTGCAACAGTCACTGGACATCGTCACTGCCCACGTACGGACCAGGATCCAATTCGGCAAGGCGCTGGCGGACTTCCAGGCAGTGCGGTTTTGTGTCGCGGATGCGGCCGTCGCGGTGCGCGGACTCGCTGAACTGGCCAAGTACACCATCAGCCGCACGGAATCGTATGCGGCGCGGGTTCGTTCAGCCGATGCGCTCTTGCTACGGCTCAAGGCCGCCGATACCGCGCGCCAGGTGCTGCGCATCTCACACCAACTGCTCGGCGCCCTGGGATTCTGCGACGAGTCCGACATCAGCGTGCTGGATCGGCATACCCAACCACTCATCCGGCTACCTCTGTGCGCCGAAGCGCTGGCCATCCGGCTGATACCTGACGCGGCGGACGGCTCTCTGGAAACTCTCTTCAGCGCACCGGTATCGGCATGA
- a CDS encoding acyl-CoA dehydrogenase family protein: protein MTPAPAVPVAEEFASWLADFLPGDYYQRYPRYRWDIALRRDYQRAAFEAGWIQPTWPRRHGGRSLGLAEAMEIRIEAALRSAPKLPNIAGPNVVAPGLRQFGTPSQIDRLMVPLLRGDQWWALGMSEPEAGSDFAGLRTRAELDGALFRVNGHKIWTTQAHESRWCTLYARTDPDAPKHRGISCLILDLQSPGVRVEPIRMASVSDEIFCEVFLDDVEVPFDNLLGPLHGGWDVALSSLHHERQMIWIMNWVEIKRGLQVARNTHDDDVYSELGSLLADAEALRATGYRALDNELAGRPSPEADILKLLGSVTLQRVWDLAAVAAGPSWAGDADLLLERQDALAATIYGGTSEIQRNIIAERLLGLPKG from the coding sequence ATGACGCCGGCTCCAGCGGTGCCAGTCGCCGAAGAATTCGCGAGCTGGCTCGCCGATTTCCTGCCAGGGGACTACTACCAGCGATACCCCCGGTACCGCTGGGACATTGCCCTGCGGCGGGACTATCAACGTGCCGCCTTCGAAGCGGGGTGGATCCAACCCACCTGGCCCCGCCGCCACGGCGGGCGTTCGCTGGGCTTGGCCGAAGCCATGGAGATCCGGATCGAAGCCGCGTTGCGATCGGCGCCCAAGCTGCCCAACATCGCCGGGCCAAACGTCGTTGCGCCGGGCCTTCGTCAGTTCGGTACACCCAGCCAGATCGATCGCCTGATGGTGCCGCTACTGCGCGGCGACCAATGGTGGGCATTGGGCATGTCCGAACCGGAAGCCGGGTCGGACTTCGCCGGTCTGCGCACCCGCGCCGAACTCGACGGCGCGCTGTTTCGGGTCAACGGCCACAAGATCTGGACCACCCAAGCTCACGAATCGCGTTGGTGCACGCTGTATGCGCGTACCGACCCGGATGCGCCGAAACACCGCGGCATCTCCTGCCTGATTCTTGACCTGCAGTCACCCGGGGTCCGTGTCGAACCCATTCGAATGGCATCGGTGTCCGATGAGATCTTCTGCGAGGTGTTCCTCGACGATGTCGAAGTGCCGTTCGACAACCTGCTGGGCCCTCTGCACGGTGGCTGGGATGTCGCATTGTCCTCACTGCACCATGAACGTCAGATGATCTGGATCATGAACTGGGTCGAAATCAAGCGCGGGCTGCAGGTGGCACGTAACACCCACGACGACGATGTCTACAGCGAGCTGGGCTCGCTACTGGCCGACGCGGAAGCACTGCGTGCCACCGGATACCGCGCTCTGGACAACGAGCTCGCCGGGCGCCCCAGCCCGGAGGCCGACATCTTGAAACTGCTTGGTTCGGTTACGCTGCAGCGGGTTTGGGACCTTGCCGCCGTGGCCGCGGGGCCGTCCTGGGCTGGCGACGCTGATCTGCTCCTCGAACGCCAGGACGCGCTGGCCGCCACCATCTACGGCGGAACATCTGAGATCCAGCGCAACATCATCGCCGAGCGACTACTCGGGCTGCCGAAGGGATGA
- a CDS encoding acyl-CoA dehydrogenase family protein, whose amino-acid sequence MDYDLGDDARQLRDRLRRLISEHIPDDFLGACTTDPQDLATTESFCKLLAAEDLLALAWPKEHGGGGGSIWQQTVLREEMWARHEPRGPQYMGINWVGPAIMRYGTPAQKTQHLSAIAAGEVVWCQGFSEPEAGTDLASLRTRAVPEAPDGPGWRITGQKVWTSYAQMASWCVLAACTHPDAPKPKRLTLFLLPMDRPGFTVRPIPSMLGPHHLNEMFLDEVPASPSDVLGEPGDGWRVMREALAFERVGIARYARCESLLDRMRTELGDDWARLPESIRVRWVRALADLRVARLLAYRAVALRDDPTAGAAASAARIVTTTCDQQVAELLLDVLGPAALDSGATAPLHGAIEDHWRYAQAATVASGTIEVQRMLVARDVLGEHR is encoded by the coding sequence ATGGACTACGACCTCGGCGATGACGCCCGCCAACTGCGAGACCGACTGCGTAGGCTGATATCCGAGCACATCCCCGACGACTTCCTCGGTGCGTGCACCACCGATCCGCAAGATCTCGCGACCACGGAATCATTCTGCAAACTGTTGGCCGCCGAGGATCTGCTGGCACTGGCGTGGCCGAAGGAGCACGGTGGTGGTGGCGGTTCGATCTGGCAGCAGACCGTGTTGCGCGAGGAGATGTGGGCCCGCCATGAACCGCGCGGTCCGCAGTACATGGGAATCAACTGGGTCGGCCCGGCGATCATGCGCTACGGAACCCCGGCGCAGAAGACACAGCACCTGTCCGCAATCGCGGCCGGCGAGGTGGTGTGGTGCCAAGGATTCTCCGAGCCTGAGGCGGGAACCGATCTTGCGTCGCTGCGCACCCGTGCGGTACCCGAAGCTCCTGACGGCCCGGGGTGGCGTATCACCGGCCAGAAGGTCTGGACGTCATATGCGCAGATGGCGTCCTGGTGTGTGCTGGCGGCCTGCACTCATCCGGACGCGCCCAAACCCAAGCGCCTCACCCTGTTTCTGCTTCCCATGGACCGGCCGGGTTTCACGGTCCGGCCGATCCCCTCGATGCTGGGACCGCATCACCTCAACGAGATGTTCCTGGACGAGGTGCCGGCGTCGCCCAGCGACGTGTTGGGTGAGCCCGGTGACGGATGGCGAGTGATGCGCGAAGCGCTGGCATTTGAACGTGTCGGGATCGCCCGCTACGCCCGATGCGAATCATTGCTGGATCGGATGCGCACCGAGCTCGGCGACGACTGGGCTCGATTACCCGAGTCGATTCGGGTCCGCTGGGTGCGGGCACTAGCGGACCTGCGCGTCGCGCGCCTGCTGGCCTACCGCGCGGTCGCGCTGCGCGACGATCCCACCGCGGGTGCCGCGGCAAGCGCCGCCCGCATCGTCACCACCACCTGCGATCAACAGGTCGCCGAGTTGCTGTTGGACGTGCTCGGACCGGCCGCGTTGGACAGCGGCGCCACGGCCCCATTGCACGGGGCGATCGAGGACCATTGGCGTTACGCACAGGCAGCCACCGTCGCATCCGGCACCATTGAGGTGCAACGAATGCTCGTTGCACGTGATGTCTTGGGAGAACACCGGTGA